A stretch of Paludisphaera borealis DNA encodes these proteins:
- a CDS encoding cytochrome c oxidase subunit II, which yields MRYWSILFAVAAVFSVGAFVYAPFSADWWLPNVAGDPYHVVSTFGKEIDSLYFIILGITGVAFIGTQIVLVWVQYRYVDEIGPDGKPTRPAQYFHGSQRLEVVWTIIPAAILVFLALYQMDTWASIKLRSATPRVPVLAEITGRQFQWVIKYPGPDGKLNTADDLFTVSDLHFVKNQTALIQLKSSDVLHSFFLPQMRIKQDAVPGMTIPVWFDADTAGHYELVCAELCGWGHYKMRGHVTVHETEEEFQKWQADQLAEQNRSQLSMASESQGR from the coding sequence GTGCGATACTGGAGTATCCTGTTCGCCGTCGCCGCCGTCTTCAGCGTCGGGGCTTTCGTCTACGCTCCGTTCTCGGCCGACTGGTGGCTGCCCAACGTCGCCGGCGACCCCTACCATGTCGTCTCCACGTTCGGTAAGGAGATCGACAGCCTCTACTTCATCATCCTGGGGATCACCGGCGTCGCCTTCATCGGCACCCAGATCGTCCTGGTCTGGGTGCAGTACCGGTACGTCGACGAGATCGGCCCGGACGGCAAGCCGACGCGCCCCGCGCAGTATTTCCACGGCAGCCAGCGGCTCGAGGTCGTCTGGACGATCATCCCCGCGGCGATCCTGGTGTTCCTCGCCCTCTACCAGATGGACACCTGGGCGAGCATCAAGCTCCGGTCGGCGACGCCCCGGGTGCCGGTGCTGGCCGAGATCACGGGGCGGCAGTTCCAGTGGGTCATCAAGTATCCGGGGCCTGACGGCAAATTGAACACGGCCGACGACCTGTTCACCGTCAGCGACCTGCATTTCGTGAAGAACCAGACGGCCCTGATCCAGCTCAAGTCGTCGGACGTACTCCACTCGTTCTTCCTTCCTCAGATGCGGATCAAGCAGGACGCCGTGCCGGGGATGACGATCCCCGTCTGGTTCGACGCCGACACGGCGGGCCACTACGAGCTAGTGTGCGCCGAGCTTTGCGGCTGGGGGCACTACAAGATGCGCGGCCACGTCACGGTCCACGAGACGGAAGAAGAATTTCAGAAATGGCAGGCCGACCAGTTGGCCGAACAGAACCGGAGCCAGCTTTCGATGGCCTCGGAATCCCAGGGGAGGTGA
- the cyoE gene encoding heme o synthase, translating to MKSAVSVSQDTLVSPSADAALAAAVGGRASAYLSLTKPRIVLMVLITVGVGFLLGARGSAHPMTFTLTLLGTGLVAGGASTLNQYLERSRDALMRRTARRALPSGRLASPEAAIFGAALGLIGTLILLVGVNGLAAATALVTLLLYVYVYTPLKPYTTLNTAIGAVPGALPPVIGWTAATGSLSIEAWVLFLIVFLWQFPHFLAIAWIYRDDYARGGMKMLPGVDPRGTMTGRQSTLYALALVPAGLLPSIVGLAGPFYFVGAMILGLAYLESAARFWSCVNDATARRLLRASIVYLPAVLLLLVLNPMPA from the coding sequence TTGAAATCCGCAGTTTCCGTAAGCCAGGACACCCTCGTTTCTCCGTCCGCCGACGCCGCTCTGGCGGCCGCGGTCGGGGGCCGAGCCTCGGCTTACCTGTCGCTCACGAAGCCTCGCATCGTGCTCATGGTTCTGATCACGGTCGGGGTCGGCTTCCTGCTGGGAGCCCGCGGCAGCGCTCATCCGATGACGTTCACCCTCACCCTCCTGGGCACCGGGCTCGTGGCCGGCGGCGCCAGCACTCTCAACCAGTATCTGGAACGATCGCGCGACGCCCTGATGAGGCGGACGGCCCGTCGAGCCTTGCCGAGCGGTCGGCTGGCCTCCCCCGAAGCCGCGATCTTCGGGGCGGCCTTGGGCCTGATTGGAACGCTCATCCTGCTGGTCGGCGTCAACGGGCTGGCGGCGGCGACGGCCTTGGTCACTCTCTTGCTTTATGTTTACGTCTACACGCCTCTGAAACCTTACACGACGTTGAACACGGCCATCGGCGCGGTGCCGGGCGCGCTGCCGCCGGTGATCGGTTGGACGGCCGCCACGGGAAGTCTGAGCATCGAAGCCTGGGTGCTGTTCCTGATCGTCTTCCTCTGGCAGTTCCCGCACTTTCTGGCGATCGCCTGGATCTACCGCGACGACTACGCGCGGGGTGGAATGAAGATGCTTCCTGGGGTCGATCCGCGGGGGACGATGACCGGCCGCCAGTCGACGCTCTACGCATTGGCCCTGGTGCCGGCGGGTCTGCTGCCGTCGATCGTGGGGTTGGCCGGTCCGTTCTATTTCGTCGGAGCGATGATCCTCGGCCTGGCCTACCTGGAGTCGGCGGCCCGGTTCTGGTCGTGCGTGAACGACGCGACGGCCCGCCGTCTGCTTCGCGCCTCGATCGTGTATCTGCCGGCGGTCTTGCTGCTGCTCGTTCTGAATCCCATGCCGGCCTGA
- a CDS encoding cytochrome c oxidase subunit I — protein sequence MGADLTANGSHGAAAVPAGGDDHGHSDGHDHIHPAPSNFLSKYVFSHDHKIIGIQFLFSGLIFFVLGGLLAMAVRWQLAWPWKPVPILAKALWSHPALGYQMPPEDYNKLFTMHATIMIFFVVIPLLTGAFGNFLIPLMIGARDMAFPKLNMFSYWFMWPAFIIITYSFFVEGGSAEAGWTSYPPLSVFRWSTPGSLNGQTFWLLALLFAGISSLMGSINYITTIVMLRSPGMKMFRMPMTVWAMFITALLQAFALPVLTSALIMQLLDRTAGTNFFSPVGHTVANSPPVVGGGGPLLFQHLFWFYSHPAVYIMILPGMGIVSDVIATFSRKPLFGYKPMVLAIAGIAGLGFIVWGHHMFQSGMNPQLGATFMLSTMMIALPSAIKVFNWLGTMWGGRIQYTSAMLNAMAFVAMFIIGGLSGIFMAATPVDMHIHDTYFIVGHIHYVLFGGSTFAIFAGIYYWFPKMFGRMMNERLGLIHFFLTFIFFNGTFFLMHIIGMHGHPRRIADPTAYEFLRGAGVTGMNQFMTLSAFGLGLTQLIFAYNFLSSLVVGAEAGPNPWNANSLEWSTASPPPHYNFETLPRVYHAPYEFSVPGVEADFVPQTVPLPRNITLDPVMA from the coding sequence ATGGGTGCGGACTTGACCGCCAACGGTTCCCACGGCGCGGCTGCCGTTCCCGCCGGGGGGGATGATCACGGCCATTCCGACGGCCACGACCACATCCACCCGGCGCCGTCCAACTTCTTGTCGAAGTACGTTTTCTCGCACGATCACAAGATCATCGGCATCCAGTTCCTGTTCTCGGGGCTGATCTTCTTCGTGCTCGGCGGCCTGCTGGCGATGGCCGTCCGCTGGCAACTCGCCTGGCCCTGGAAGCCGGTGCCGATCCTGGCGAAGGCCCTCTGGTCGCACCCGGCCCTCGGTTACCAGATGCCGCCGGAGGACTACAACAAGCTGTTCACGATGCACGCGACGATCATGATCTTCTTCGTGGTCATCCCGCTGTTGACCGGCGCGTTCGGCAACTTCCTGATCCCGCTCATGATCGGCGCGCGGGACATGGCGTTTCCGAAGCTGAACATGTTCTCTTACTGGTTCATGTGGCCCGCGTTCATCATCATCACCTACTCCTTCTTCGTGGAAGGCGGCTCGGCGGAAGCCGGCTGGACGAGCTATCCACCGCTCTCGGTGTTCCGATGGTCGACGCCCGGCTCGCTCAACGGACAGACGTTCTGGCTCCTGGCCCTGCTGTTCGCCGGCATCTCGTCGCTGATGGGTTCGATCAACTACATCACGACGATCGTCATGCTCCGGTCGCCTGGAATGAAGATGTTCCGGATGCCGATGACGGTCTGGGCGATGTTCATCACGGCGTTGCTCCAAGCGTTCGCCCTGCCGGTCCTGACCTCGGCCTTGATCATGCAGCTCCTCGACCGGACGGCGGGCACGAACTTCTTCAGCCCGGTGGGCCACACGGTCGCCAACTCTCCGCCGGTGGTCGGCGGCGGCGGCCCCCTGCTCTTCCAGCACCTGTTCTGGTTCTATTCGCACCCGGCGGTCTACATCATGATCCTGCCGGGCATGGGGATCGTCTCGGACGTGATCGCCACGTTCTCGCGGAAGCCGCTGTTCGGCTACAAGCCGATGGTGCTGGCGATCGCGGGGATCGCCGGCCTCGGCTTCATCGTCTGGGGCCACCACATGTTCCAGTCGGGCATGAACCCGCAGCTCGGCGCGACGTTCATGCTGTCGACGATGATGATCGCGCTCCCCTCGGCCATCAAGGTGTTCAACTGGCTGGGAACGATGTGGGGCGGACGAATCCAGTACACGTCGGCGATGCTCAACGCGATGGCGTTCGTCGCGATGTTCATCATCGGCGGCCTGTCGGGGATCTTCATGGCGGCCACGCCGGTCGACATGCACATCCACGACACGTACTTCATCGTCGGCCACATCCACTACGTGCTGTTCGGCGGCAGCACGTTCGCGATCTTCGCGGGCATCTACTACTGGTTTCCCAAGATGTTCGGAAGGATGATGAACGAGCGTCTCGGCCTCATCCACTTCTTCCTCACCTTCATCTTCTTCAACGGCACGTTCTTCCTGATGCACATCATCGGGATGCACGGCCATCCCCGGCGGATCGCCGATCCCACGGCCTACGAATTCCTCCGAGGCGCGGGCGTGACCGGGATGAACCAGTTCATGACCCTGAGCGCGTTCGGGCTGGGGCTTACCCAGTTGATCTTCGCCTATAATTTCTTGTCCAGCCTGGTGGTGGGGGCCGAGGCCGGTCCCAACCCCTGGAACGCCAACTCGCTCGAATGGTCGACGGCGTCGCCGCCGCCGCATTATAATTTCGAGACGCTGCCCCGGGTGTACCACGCCCCCTACGAGTTCAGCGTGCCCGGCGTCGAGGCCGACTTCGTGCCCCAGACCGTCCCCCTGCCGCGGAACATCACGCTCGATCCGGTCATGGCCTGA
- a CDS encoding cytochrome c oxidase subunit 3 translates to MAHADVSTTSEAGHGRSTGHHAPATAGKVAVWLFLATEIMFFTGLIGSYIVLRAGSSSRGYSNLYPPTTNIAELEKTHGVVIKAVGGAPEQVAHAIEGATGMTPVEVEKVLEAVPHAVVARLSAAKAHALLEQLESQGAKAETEELVTHNWPKPYDPMTNPLSIDLTAANTFVLICSSVTMVLALAAIQQGKKGKCSAYLLATVVIGSVFVGVQVFEYYQLMVGHHYPPGISATGHFRPDVSLFASCFFAMTGFHGLHVSIGVLALFLVFLQSLTGKYNPANYATIEHVGLYWHFVDLVWIILFTIVYLV, encoded by the coding sequence ATGGCACACGCCGACGTCTCGACCACTTCCGAAGCCGGCCACGGCCGCTCGACCGGCCATCACGCTCCGGCTACGGCCGGCAAGGTGGCCGTGTGGCTGTTCCTGGCGACCGAGATCATGTTCTTCACGGGCCTGATCGGCTCGTACATCGTCCTCCGCGCGGGAAGCTCGTCGCGGGGGTACAGCAACCTCTACCCGCCGACGACCAACATCGCCGAACTCGAGAAGACCCACGGCGTGGTCATCAAGGCGGTCGGCGGCGCGCCGGAACAGGTCGCCCACGCGATCGAGGGGGCGACCGGGATGACCCCCGTCGAGGTCGAGAAGGTCCTTGAAGCGGTCCCTCACGCGGTCGTCGCCCGGCTGAGCGCCGCCAAGGCCCATGCGCTGCTCGAACAGCTTGAGTCCCAAGGGGCGAAGGCCGAGACCGAAGAGCTGGTGACGCACAACTGGCCCAAGCCCTACGACCCGATGACCAACCCGCTGAGCATCGACCTGACGGCCGCCAACACGTTCGTCCTGATCTGTTCGTCGGTGACGATGGTGCTGGCCCTCGCGGCGATCCAGCAGGGCAAGAAGGGGAAATGCTCCGCATACCTCCTGGCCACGGTGGTGATCGGATCAGTGTTCGTCGGCGTGCAGGTCTTCGAGTATTATCAGCTCATGGTCGGCCACCACTACCCGCCCGGGATCAGCGCGACCGGGCATTTCCGGCCCGACGTCAGCCTGTTCGCCTCGTGCTTCTTCGCCATGACCGGGTTCCACGGCCTGCACGTCTCGATCGGCGTCCTCGCGCTGTTCCTGGTGTTCCTCCAGTCGCTCACAGGCAAGTACAATCCGGCGAACTACGCGACGATCGAGCACGTCGGCCTCTACTGGCACTTCGTCGACCTCGTCTGGATCATCCTGTTCACGATCGTTTATCTCGTCTGA
- a CDS encoding COX15/CtaA family protein yields MKSIQDGDHPIAGFSESMTRLTSNPKSDPPSAYRPGPHWAAVFAAVFTLPLLFVGGSVTTYRVGLAVPDWPTTFGINMFLYDFWNAPFGVRVEHTHRLYGAAVGLATVGLCVWFLMFESRRWMKALGVVALVVVIVQGILGGTRVTQVSTLLAALHGCLGQAFFALTTALAVTTGRDWLSDARPSADVARLRTHSALNLALIYAQVVLGATVRHLGGLSPALVHGGLALAIWVSTAVFLHRARRASAPPSVVRAAWAQVAIASLQIVLGIASFITLLPFDGYPRAVGFYQAVVRTGHQTNGAVLLAASLVLTLRAFRRLGPSSPPESASSPSSPSAQVPLEVLA; encoded by the coding sequence ATGAAATCAATCCAGGACGGCGATCACCCGATCGCCGGGTTTTCCGAAAGCATGACACGGCTGACATCGAATCCGAAATCTGATCCCCCCTCGGCCTACCGCCCGGGTCCGCACTGGGCCGCGGTTTTCGCCGCGGTCTTCACGCTGCCGCTGCTATTTGTAGGCGGCTCAGTGACGACCTACCGCGTGGGGCTCGCGGTCCCCGACTGGCCGACGACGTTCGGCATTAACATGTTCCTGTACGACTTCTGGAACGCCCCGTTCGGCGTTCGGGTCGAACATACGCACCGGCTCTACGGCGCTGCCGTGGGCCTGGCCACGGTCGGGCTCTGCGTCTGGTTCCTGATGTTCGAGTCCCGGCGATGGATGAAGGCGCTCGGAGTGGTCGCCCTGGTCGTCGTTATCGTCCAGGGGATTCTGGGCGGGACCCGTGTGACGCAGGTCTCGACGCTGCTGGCGGCCTTGCACGGCTGTCTCGGCCAGGCCTTCTTCGCGCTGACGACGGCCCTCGCCGTGACGACCGGGCGGGACTGGCTGAGCGACGCGCGACCGTCGGCCGACGTCGCCCGCCTGAGAACGCATTCGGCCCTCAACCTCGCCTTGATTTACGCTCAGGTGGTGCTCGGGGCGACGGTCCGGCACCTCGGCGGCCTATCGCCGGCGCTGGTCCACGGCGGCCTGGCCCTGGCGATCTGGGTCTCGACGGCCGTCTTCCTGCACCGCGCCCGGCGTGCCTCGGCGCCGCCTTCGGTCGTGCGCGCGGCCTGGGCTCAGGTGGCGATCGCGTCGCTCCAGATCGTCCTGGGAATCGCGTCGTTCATCACGCTCTTGCCGTTCGACGGCTACCCGCGGGCCGTCGGTTTTTATCAGGCGGTCGTCCGCACAGGGCATCAGACCAATGGGGCGGTGCTGTTGGCCGCGTCGTTGGTGCTGACCTTGCGCGCGTTCCGCCGGCTGGGGCCGTCGTCCCCGCCCGAATCCGCCTCGTCCCCTTCGTCTCCGTCCGCACAGGTCCCTTTGGAGGTGCTCGCTTGA
- a CDS encoding cytochrome C oxidase subunit IV family protein, with the protein MSDQAAAISPSEAAELEVESHTPYLKVWFGLLVFTLVEYFYARIFMDHFTFLILGLLFLAIVKACMVGWYFMHLKFEKPWVYLMIVPALVFAAILTLALCPDMVLKYDEAEDEANEPQTTTAHLIGERPSFAVATVVNPH; encoded by the coding sequence ATGAGCGACCAAGCCGCCGCGATCTCCCCGAGCGAAGCCGCCGAGCTCGAAGTCGAGTCGCATACTCCGTACCTCAAGGTCTGGTTCGGGCTGCTCGTGTTCACCCTCGTCGAGTATTTCTACGCCCGAATTTTCATGGATCATTTCACGTTCCTGATCCTCGGCCTCTTGTTCCTGGCGATCGTCAAGGCCTGCATGGTCGGTTGGTACTTCATGCACCTGAAGTTCGAGAAGCCCTGGGTCTATCTCATGATCGTCCCCGCCCTGGTCTTCGCGGCGATCTTGACCCTCGCGCTGTGCCCCGACATGGTTCTGAAGTACGATGAGGCTGAGGACGAGGCGAACGAACCGCAAACGACCACGGCCCACTTGATCGGCGAGCGGCCCTCGTTCGCCGTCGCGACCGTCGTCAACCCTCACTAA
- a CDS encoding DUF420 domain-containing protein yields MESAYRRGSLIVLFTVLASGLLCLATARGPRGGASAAQDLGDGAYDLGAFHLTERSGDAVTDATLADRVWIGSFIFTRCQLSCPRITSIMRSLQERLAGDDVLLVSLSVDPDHDTPAILADYAKRFGAIAGRWLFLTGDHDAIYEMIAKRFHLTALANPAPDPDGKDEAIVHSDRLALVDRGRIVGLFDSQDSKALDELISQAKRRALPRWVRALPAVNASLNGLCTILLLTGWVLIRRPGSDRSTRVAPAVFSASDALHHPATRGHVIAMALAVTAAALFLGSYLFYHFHAGSVAFRGQGSTRWLYFTILLSHTVLATLGVAPLVLITLYRALRGDFARHARLGQLTFPIWLYVSITGVVIYLMLYQMPVSTSTSSY; encoded by the coding sequence GTGGAATCGGCCTATCGGCGCGGATCGCTCATCGTCTTGTTCACGGTTCTGGCCTCGGGCCTGCTCTGCCTGGCGACGGCCCGGGGGCCGCGCGGCGGGGCTTCAGCGGCTCAGGATCTCGGCGATGGAGCCTACGACCTCGGCGCATTCCACCTGACCGAGCGGTCGGGCGACGCGGTCACCGACGCGACCCTCGCCGACCGAGTCTGGATCGGTTCGTTCATCTTCACGCGCTGCCAGCTCTCATGTCCTCGGATCACGAGCATCATGAGGAGCCTTCAGGAGCGGCTCGCGGGCGACGACGTCCTGCTCGTCAGCCTCTCGGTCGATCCCGACCACGACACCCCGGCCATCCTGGCCGACTACGCCAAGCGGTTCGGCGCGATCGCCGGGCGGTGGTTGTTTTTGACCGGCGACCACGACGCCATCTACGAGATGATCGCCAAGCGGTTCCATCTCACGGCGCTGGCCAACCCGGCCCCCGACCCCGACGGCAAGGACGAGGCGATCGTCCACAGCGACCGCCTGGCCCTGGTCGACCGCGGCCGGATCGTCGGCCTGTTCGATTCCCAGGATTCGAAGGCCCTCGACGAACTGATCTCCCAGGCCAAACGCCGCGCCTTGCCGCGTTGGGTTCGCGCGCTCCCCGCCGTCAACGCCAGCCTCAACGGCCTCTGCACGATCCTCTTGCTCACCGGCTGGGTGCTCATCCGCCGTCCCGGGTCGGATCGATCGACCCGCGTCGCCCCCGCCGTCTTCTCGGCGTCCGACGCGCTTCATCACCCGGCCACGCGCGGCCACGTGATCGCGATGGCCCTGGCCGTCACGGCCGCCGCCCTGTTCCTGGGATCGTACCTCTTCTACCACTTTCACGCCGGTAGCGTGGCCTTTCGGGGACAGGGTTCGACCCGCTGGCTCTACTTCACGATCCTGCTCTCGCACACAGTGCTCGCCACCCTCGGCGTCGCGCCGCTCGTGCTCATCACGCTCTACCGCGCCCTGCGCGGCGACTTCGCACGCCACGCCCGGCTCGGCCAGCTCACCTTCCCCATCTGGCTCTACGTCTCGATCACGGGCGTCGTCATCTACTTGATGCTCTATCAGATGCCTGTCTCGACCTCGACCTCGAGCTACTGA
- a CDS encoding c-type cytochrome, whose protein sequence is MIVRRRLVLEFGLLVVLLTSAGCSDSFLAGPIVYEEQETMTKELPGKSNLAGKPVIQDKVRKALAESFGESPQKMRVQPGAPLTGADSGYVGMRLANRMQGADGKVGPVAVRRADGTTATQTGGYGLYRRHCLHCHGVSGAGDGPTAAFLYPIPRDYRRGLFKFTSTPNGARPDRDDLRRTVRHGLHGTSMPAFEALMTDEEIEEVVDYVIFLTNRGETELALIEEGFIADEKDPDAISEDVVKDLIEGVFKKWTTAPATVVNPPIPRTPSSQASILRGRELFLGKTKEKLECAGCHGPQGRGDGPSFVSQDVFNAVVFGGDPSERQKRVDALDAKTKELWGQKLDEWGNPLRPANLNRGVYKGGRRPLDIYWRIAKGITGAQMPAHYPTINHEQIWDLVNFVLALPYQPHLLRGGEPSDAEAEAAVAHR, encoded by the coding sequence GTGATCGTGCGGCGACGTCTGGTTCTGGAATTCGGGCTCTTGGTTGTGCTGCTGACGTCGGCCGGCTGCTCCGACAGCTTCCTCGCCGGTCCCATCGTCTACGAAGAACAAGAGACGATGACCAAGGAATTGCCGGGGAAATCCAATCTCGCGGGCAAGCCCGTGATTCAGGACAAGGTTCGTAAGGCCCTGGCCGAGTCGTTCGGCGAGTCTCCCCAGAAGATGCGCGTGCAACCCGGCGCGCCCCTCACGGGCGCCGACAGCGGCTATGTGGGCATGCGACTGGCGAACCGGATGCAGGGAGCGGACGGGAAAGTCGGGCCGGTCGCAGTCCGCCGCGCCGACGGGACGACCGCCACCCAGACCGGCGGCTACGGCCTCTATCGCCGCCATTGCCTCCACTGCCACGGCGTCAGCGGTGCTGGCGACGGGCCGACGGCCGCGTTCCTGTACCCGATCCCGCGCGACTACCGTCGGGGCCTGTTCAAGTTCACGTCGACGCCCAACGGTGCCCGGCCCGACCGCGACGACCTGCGGCGGACCGTCCGCCACGGCCTCCACGGCACGTCAATGCCCGCCTTCGAGGCGCTCATGACGGACGAGGAGATCGAGGAAGTCGTCGATTACGTGATCTTCCTGACCAATCGCGGCGAGACCGAGCTGGCGCTCATTGAGGAAGGCTTCATCGCCGACGAGAAAGACCCCGACGCGATCTCCGAGGACGTGGTTAAAGACCTGATCGAGGGGGTTTTCAAGAAGTGGACGACCGCGCCGGCGACGGTGGTGAATCCACCTATACCGCGGACCCCTTCGAGCCAGGCGAGCATCCTCCGGGGGCGGGAGCTGTTCCTCGGCAAGACCAAGGAAAAGCTCGAATGCGCCGGCTGCCACGGGCCCCAGGGCCGCGGCGACGGACCGAGCTTCGTGAGCCAGGACGTCTTCAACGCCGTGGTTTTCGGTGGCGACCCGAGCGAGCGGCAGAAGCGGGTCGACGCCCTCGACGCGAAGACGAAGGAACTCTGGGGCCAGAAGCTCGACGAATGGGGCAACCCGCTGCGTCCGGCCAACCTGAACCGCGGAGTGTACAAAGGGGGGAGACGGCCGCTCGACATTTACTGGCGGATCGCCAAGGGGATCACCGGCGCCCAGATGCCGGCCCACTACCCGACCATCAACCATGAACAGATCTGGGACCTTGTCAATTTCGTGCTGGCGCTGCCGTATCAGCCCCACCTGCTTCGAGGCGGCGAGCCGTCGGACGCCGAGGCCGAGGCGGCGGTCGCCCATCGCTGA